The following coding sequences lie in one Aspergillus puulaauensis MK2 DNA, chromosome 3, nearly complete sequence genomic window:
- a CDS encoding uncharacterized protein (COG:Q;~EggNog:ENOG410PW83;~InterPro:IPR023753,IPR000960,IPR036188;~PFAM:PF13738,PF13454,PF07992;~go_function: GO:0016491 - oxidoreductase activity [Evidence IEA];~go_function: GO:0050660 - flavin adenine dinucleotide binding [Evidence IEA];~go_function: GO:0050661 - NADP binding [Evidence IEA];~go_process: GO:0055114 - oxidation-reduction process [Evidence IEA]): MTRRYSSVAVIGSGPAGISALKALHDEKAFETIRLFERRDGPGGTWNYDAVPQQFPGTYSGRDGPVQKPSTFPEKTSPATPPDATTPTAMYSWLDTNVPAELMAFTHTPIPDANSPISIERYGAGNATRPYHVVAQYLSDLVKKYHGNISFNTTVVSVEKIITGKWRLTLRQLEAHGTEASDTWSQEDFDAVVVATGQYSQPFLPRIPGLDEVVKTHSGALEHVNAFRSPDHYAGKKVVVLGGSFSAGDVVGDIYALVQGPLYVSQSSHSPFVTEIWNLPNVALKPTISHIHGDLSSKLRIMFSDGSHLEDIDKVIFATGYRLSFPFLSPEHILVADRLSGIYQHVFKFGDPSMAVIGLVRAPLLFRMIEYEAVAVARYYAGNGGELPSQEDQEDWEIGQLELKGDGYKFHDVTKEMREHMEFLRNLAGPPAPGTDAYELPQVADEWLEKCFSVFRLKDEYWGKVWRREAEKQVCKICI; encoded by the coding sequence ATGACTCGGCGCTATTCCTCAGTAGCCGTCATAGGCTCCGGTCCGGCGGGCATTTCAGCCCTAAAAGCTCTCCATGACGAAAAGGCGTTCGAAACGATCCGACTTTTCGAGCGAAGGGATGGTCCCGGCGGAACTTGGAATTATGATGCAGTTCCTCAGCAGTTTCCGGGGACGTATTCAGGGCGAGATGGACCGGTTCAGAAACCATCTACATTCCCAGAGAagacatcaccagcaaccccACCTGATGCCACGACACCAACAGCGATGTATAGTTGGCTAGACACCAATGTTCCGGCAGAGTTGATGGCATTCACGCACACGCCTATTCCAGATGCGAATTCACCCATTTCGATAGAGCGTTATGGAGCTGGGAATGCCACACGCCCATATCATGTTGTTGCACAGTACCTTTCTGATTTGGTGAAGAAGTATCATGGAAATATCTCATTCAATACCACGGTGGTATCTGTGGAGAAGATAATAACCGGGAAATGGCGACTGACTCTCAGACAACTGGAGGCTCATGGTACCGAGGCCAGTGATACATGGTCGCAGGAGGACTTtgatgcggtggttgttgccACAGGGCAATATAGCCAGCCTTTTCTCCCGAGAATCCCCGGGTTGGACGAGGTTGTCAAGACGCATTCAGGAGCATTGGAGCATGTGAATGCTTTTCGATCTCCTGACCATTATGCCGGCAAGAAGGTGGTGGTCCTTGGAGGCAGTTTTTCAGCAGGAGATGTTGTAGGTGACATATACGCGCTTGTACAAGGCCCGCTATATGTGTCCCAGAGTTCTCACAGCCCCTTTGTCACGGAAATATGGAACTTGCCGAATGTTGCACTAAAGCCAACAATCAGCCATATTCACGGCGACCTCTCTTCTAAACTCCGTATCATGTTCTCTGATGGATCTCATCTGGAAGACATCGACAAAGTTATATTCGCAACAGGATATCGTTTGTCTTTCCCATTCTTGTCCCCTGAACATATCCTGGTTGCCGACCGACTCTCTGGAATATACCAGCACGTTTTCAAATTTGGTGATccgtccatggccgtcaTAGGCCTGGTGAGAGCACCTCTGCTCTTCCGTATGATTGAATATGAGGCTGTAGCCGTGGCCCGTTATTATGCTGGGAATGGGGGCGAGCTGCCTAGTCAAGAGGACCAAGAGGATTGGGAAATAGGACAGTTGGAGCTCAAGGGTGATGGCTATAAGTTCCATGACGTGACAAAGGAGATGAGGGAGCACATGGAGTTTTTGCGGAACCTAGCAGGGCCCCCAGCTCCTGGGACCGATGCGTACGAGTTGCCCCAAGTTGCGGATGAGTGGCTGGAAAAATGCTTTTCAGTCTTCCGGCTCAAAGATGAGTATTGGGGTAAGGTGTGGCGGCGAGAGGCAGAAAAACAGGTATGCAAGATTTGTATATAG
- a CDS encoding uncharacterized protein (COG:S;~EggNog:ENOG410PPXY;~TransMembrane:2 (i308-326o332-354i)), whose product MQQFNTFFKNKNTNNNTNDSQPPPVRRKSHDPILSPEDEAFLRNVTSESPSATAQDSVPSEQAGDQPSSPLSGDAQAPAPISPVEEFGKELGERERRKSLTEHPTSNEEPSATGTTAEPSAKARPSGSPKKKRPWTMLWKKSDKKAPETREPETAPAPTTDLATTETPSSDKETKQENEDMTEILDKLNLAADNNRVFSISDETQELLRKFKLIFKDLINGVPTAYHDLEMLLTNGNRQLQDTYSGLPSFLQKLIEKLPERWTESLAPEMIAAATERASKSGVNVDNFGKAAAAANKMGLQVPSLKELVGKPAAIVGMLRSIMAFLRARFPAVLGMNVLWSLALFILLFVLWYCHKRGREVRLENERLVTEEEIEKMNQDSSDGAGTESQIRSTETLTTTAAQGASASEVREGIKEAQKAREKKTSSIAGEQTQPQAQAQEQKENEKGDKPVRLENEPIKPTRSKSILSIFGRSGSTNSTPTTASKVTPYPGT is encoded by the exons ATGCAACAATTCAACACATTCTTCAAAAACAAGAACACCAACAATAACACCAACGATTCTCAACCCCCTCCAGTCCGGCGCAAATCCCATGACCCCATCCTATCGCCAGAAGATGAGGCTTTCCTGCGGAATGTCACGTCTGAATCCccatcagcaacagcacAAGATTCTGTGCCCTCTGAGCAAGCCGGTGATCAACCATCGTCGCCTTTGTCTGGCGACGCCCAGGCGCCGGCGCCTATTTCGCCGGTAGAGGAGTTCGGGAAGGAGCTGGGTGAGCGAGAACGCAGGAAGTCCCTGACAGAGCACCCTACTAGTAATGAGGAACCAAGTGCGACTGGCACTACGGCAGAGCCTTCAGCCAAGGCTAGGCCATCGGGGagcccgaagaagaagagaccGTGGACCatgttgtggaagaagagTGATAAGAAA GCACCAGAAACCCGGGAACCGGAAACAGCTCCAGCGCCAACGACTGACCTTGCGACCACGGAAACTCCTTCCAGTGACAAGGAAACGAAACAGGAAAACGAAGATATGACCGAAATTCTCGATAAACTGAACCTTGCGGCGGATAATAACCGTGttttctcgatctcggacGAAACACAGGAGCTTCTTCGGAAATTTAAGCTTATATTCAAGGACCTGATTAATGGTGTTCCGACGGCATACCACGACCTCGAGATGTTGCTCACGAACGGCAACAGACAATTGCAAGACACATACTCGGGCCTGCCGAGTTTCCTCCAAAAGCTAATTGAGAAGCTCCCCGAGCGGTGGACTGAATCACTAGCTCCTGAGATGATCGCTGCCGCTACAGAGAGGGCCAGCAAGAGTGGTGTCAATGTTGACAACTTCGGCAaggcggctgcggctgcaaACAAGATGGGTCTTCAAGTTCCTAGCTTGAAGGAGCTGGTTGGGAAGCCTGCCGCGATCGTAGGAATGTTACGGTCTATAATGGCCTTCCTTAGGGCTCGGTTCCCGGCTGTACTAGGGATGAATGTTCTCTGGTCGTTAGCACTATTCA TCCTCTTATTCGTCCTCTGGTACTGCCACAAACGCGGCCGCGAGGTCCGTCTTGAAAACGAGCGCCTCGTAAcagaggaggaaatcgagaagatgaatcAAGATTCCTCCGACGGAGCAGGAACGGAATCCCAGATCCGGAGTACTGAAACCCTCACGACAACTGCCGCACAGGGCGCCTCCGCTTCTGAAGTCCGCGAGGGCATCAAAGAGGCACAGAAGGCTCGTGAGAAGAAGACTTCTTCCATTGCGGGGGAGCAGACACAACCTCAGGCGCAAGCACAAGAACAGAAAGAGAACGAGAAAGGAGACAAGCCCGTCCGGTTGGAGAATGAGCCTATCAAGCCAACAAGGTCTAAATCGATATTATCCATCTTCGGCAGATCTGGCAGCACAAATTCGACTCCTACTACTGCTAGCAAGGTTACGCCGTATCCGGGAACATGA
- a CDS encoding uncharacterized protein (COG:S;~EggNog:ENOG410Q1Y1;~TransMembrane:2 (i230-250o262-283i)): MASANTQATSPIINPRDHLTTLFNFIPQTSQSYVPPFVGHSSHNTDTMILFPRFHLFEFIDQPWCPHWFRGYAQTFLLGLWDLHIPGLTFHTPATSVSEIIIQNFPNACNFTFVDLCAGAGGPTPIIERLLNTTLAEQGKDTAQFVLTDLYPSLQQWRAITENSTSITFLETPLDARDCKRISPDPRQKECRMFNASFHHFDDESAIGVLKSVISEADAFVIQEGAQRDLSSLFSCTLGALIYPFIFTLATPTYRRSPVHLLFTYMLPLIPLMMFVDALVSTIRTRTTKELEKLVEQTGLDLAKWEFRSGQTLCIRPLLWTHWFIGVRKGPALDWK, encoded by the exons ATGGCATCTGCCAACACCCAGGCCACATCACCGATCATAAATCCCCGAGATCACCTAACCACCCTATTCAACTTTATACCACAAACTTCTCAAAGCTATGTGCCACCTTTTGTAGGCCATTCAAGCCATAACACAGATACAATGATTCTCTTTCCCCGATTCCACCTCTTTGAGTTCATAGACCAGCCATGGTGCCCACACTGGTTCCGGGGGTATGCTCAAACCTTCCTCCTAGGCCTGTGGGATCTCCACATCCCAGGCCTCACATTTCATACGCCTGCCACCTCCGTCAGCGAGATCATCATCCAGAATTTTCCAAATGCGTGTAATTTTACATTTGTCGACCTCTGTGCCGGCGCCGGGGGTCCCACGCCAATAATCGAACGGCTCCTCAATACCACCCTCGCAGAACAGGGCAAAGACACCGCGCAGTTTGTCTTGACGGACCTGTACCCTTCTCTTCAACAATGGAGGGCAATCACGGAGAATAGCACCAGCATCACATTCCTAGAGACACCACTCGATGCACGAGATTGCAAACGCATTTCACCTGATCCTAGGCAGAAAGAGTGTCGGATGTTCAATGCCTCTTTCCACCATTTCGATGATGAGAGTGCTATTGGTGTCCTGAAAAGTGTGATTAGCGAAGCAGATGCATTTGT CATACAAGAGGGCGCCCAACGCGACCTcagctccctcttctcctgcaCCCTAGGAGCCCTCATCTACCCGTTCATATTCACCCTTGCAACACCAACATATAGACGCTCCCCAGTCCATCTCCTTTTCACGTATATGCTCCCGCTGATCCCGCTCATGATGTTTGTTGACGCACTCGTCTCAACTATCCGCACCCGCACAACTAAGGAACTAGAAAAACTGGTTGAACAAACTGGTCTTGACCTTGCCAAATGGGAGTTTCGGAGCGGGCAGACCCTGTGCATAAGGCCTCTTCTTTGGACTCATTGGTTTATTGGGGTTAGGAAGGGCCCAGCTTTAGATTGGAAGTGA